A window of the Lagopus muta isolate bLagMut1 chromosome 1, bLagMut1 primary, whole genome shotgun sequence genome harbors these coding sequences:
- the CDX2 gene encoding homeobox protein CDX-2: MYVSYLLDKDGPMYPGPVRHSGGLNLAAQNFVGAAQYADYGGYHVNLDGAQSPGPAWPAPYAAPLRDDWGAYGQGAPPPAAAAAAAVHGLNGGSPAAAMAYSPADFHHHHHHHHPHAHHHAGPAPHCSAGGMQPLGTAPAAAAVAAASAAPEPLSPGGQRRGLCEWVRKPAQATLGSQVKTRTKDKYRVVYTDHQRLELEKEFHYSRYITIRRKAELASSLGLSERQVKIWFQNRRAKERKINKKKLQQAQPGAAEPLSPAAPPLPGPAAAPPPAGLGPAAPQ; the protein is encoded by the exons ATGTACGTGAGCTACCTCCTGGACAAGGACGGGCCCATGTACCCCGGCCCCGTTCGCCACTCGGGGGGGCTCAACCTGGCGGCGCAGAACTTCGTGGGCGCCGCGCAATACGCGGACTACGGCGGCTACCATGTGAACCTCGACGGCGCGCAGTCCCCCGGGCCGGCCTGGCCCGCGCCCTacgccgctccgctccgcgaCGACTGGGGGGCCTACGGGCAGGgagccccgccgcccgccgccgccgccgccgccgccgtgcACGGCCTCAACGGCGGCTCCCCGGCCGCGGCGATGGCCTACAGCCCCGCCGActtccaccaccaccaccaccaccaccacccgcACGCCCACCATCacgccggccccgcgccgcaCTGCTCTGCCGGGGGGATGCAGCCGCTCGGCaccgcccccgccgccgccgccgtcgcCGCCGCCTCCGCTGCCCCCGAGCCGCTGTCCCCCGGCGGGCAGCGCCGCGGCCTGTGCGAATGGGTGAGAAAACCGGCGCAGGCAACGCTCGGTAGCCAAG TCAAAACCAGGACGAAGGACAAATACCGCGTGGTGTACACGGACCACCAGCGgctggagctggagaaggagTTCCACTACAGCCGCTACATCACCATCCGGAGGAAAGCTGAGCTGGCCTCCAGCCTGGGGCTGTCGGAGAGGCAG GTGAAAATCTGGTTCCAGAACCGTCGGGCGAAGGAGAGGAAGATCAATAAGAAGAAGCTGCAGCAAGCGCAGCCCGGCGCCGCGGAGCCGCTcagccccgccgcccctccgTTGCCGGGACCCGCGGCCGCCCCGCCACCCGCCGGGCTGGGCCCTGCCGCCCCCCAGTGA